The sequence GTGGCGATCCCATTTCTAAGATGGTGGAATATACCGTACATATGCAACAGATTGCAATGAGATCATCATATCAGTAGTTGTAGTAGAAGAAATATatgaaacagagagagaaagaaagccaAAATAAGTTGTCCACCAGATCGCGCTGATATCACCATATTATAGGAATGTAGTATGAGTCACAACCAACCTCTCGATCTGCACTTCCTCTCAAAAGTCTCCGACTTTCCATGGTCAGCACCATTTGCAATGATCATATTAGACATGACTGCCAATATAACATCGTGAATGATGTCGTTCTCCCTGCCATAAGCAGGAAAAGATAATTGTGAGTTGCCACTCCAAAACCAGAAGACGTTAGATGGTGGAGACGTGAGCATGAAAGGTAAGTTACCTCAAAGCACATTGATGCCTTCTTCCtttgcagcaacagcagcagcagcagcagcatcgtcTAGGTTTGTCTCGAAGGTGCCGGAATGCTTGATGTAGTTTATATAATTGCCTTGGTTATCATTGATGGAAAAATTTGCAAAGTGTTTGATCATGGACCAGTCTGCGCCATTTTGGAGGCATCTGCGGAGGAGTTGGGTGGTTCCCCATACGTCCAGTCTCTGGAGCGTGGTGAAGCATGCAGGGCAAGCCGCCAACCACTCTGGTAAATGATTGTTGAGACGCCCAAACGTGCCCAACTTCAAGAATTCCAGTGCAGGGAGATCAGTAACAATCTCCAGATCTGATTTACCACGTATACTCAGTTGTTTCACAGAAGGGAAACCTCTGATGGACTTGAGAGCACACACATTGGCCAGATCCAATTTGGTTAAGCAGGTTGCCTGTCGGATCAGGCCTTCCGGTAGAGACTTCAACTTGGGGCAATTTCCGAGGACCAATTTTTTGAGGCGACGCATAGCAAAACCTTCCGCAACCCAATCCCACACTTCCATGTTAGTCATATTCCAGAGTTCCAGCTGCCTTAGTTTCGGAAACaacgaaggaggaggagaagaagaagaagaagggcgctTTGAATTCCGTTCCCGTTCATGACCAGTAGCAGCAGCTTCACACCCAAAAAATTCCGGTCCGATGGTGGTCACTGCACGTGCACCTCGTATGAAAAGAAACTCCAAGCTGGGGAGCTTTCCTAGCGGTGGAAGTAGTGGCCAATCAGTGCAGTCAATTAGTTCCAAGCGGCTTATGTTTAGAAGAAGCGAACTGATGCTTGCAGACGCCATGCAGCTTGGGTACCAGAGAAGGAAAAAAATCTCTAACCTGAGCGAAACAACAGACGATGGTGGATGAAGTGCCACATCCAACACCTTCTCCATTCTTTCAATCTCTTCCTCCCTGAGACCATCGGATGTCGATCTGGATGAGCAATTTAAACGTAGATGCTTCAGTTTTTTGTTACCCTTTAAGACGCTTGTATCCCTTATTGGTTCAGCCTCCATGCATGCCCACTCCAACTTGTAAACGGAGAGGTATCTGAGCTCCTGGAGGCCGCCTAACGCTTCCAATGGGCACGTACCAGTAGCCGTGTTCATCACGAATCCTCCGAGTTCATTGAGGTGCTTCAACCTTCCTATTCCACATGGTAAGCTCTCCAGCTGTGTATATGTACAATCGAGTGTCCTTAGATTGAATAGTCTAGCCATACCCTGGGGGATCTGTGTCAACTGTCTACATCCTCTGAGGATCAAAAACTGTAAATTCATTAGATTGCATATGCTTTCTGGAAGCTTCGTTACATCGGTATAAGACACATTCAAGTATCTCAAATGTATCAAATTTTCGATGTAGTGCGGTAGGATCTTGATATTTGTGAACATAAGATGCAGGACTCTAAGTCGCACGAAGTTCTTCAAGTACTCGTCAATATCCTCCGCATATCCAATTGTTCTCGGCGCCAACAATGTCCTCACCGACTCATGTTGCTTGGTCAAACTGACGATATGCTGGATGTCCGTGGTTTCAGTGGCCACAATCGACAACCGACGCAGCTTCATCGAGGCGGCACCACTTCTCCACTCGTTTTGCACGTCATTAATGCACAAGCTCTCATCTCTCGATAGGAAATGGCTGAGCGAACGCAGCAGGCCATGCATCTTGGAATAATTATCGTAGTCCAGACTCAAAGGTTGCAGCGATTGCAGAAGGCTCCTATGAAGCAGCTCTATGTAATATTGTTCCCCTGTTTCCTCCAAGCTGACATCTCCTCGTGCTTCGACAAACCCCTCGGCTATCCATAATATGACGATTTCAGGTCCGTGAAACATATAGTCTTCTTTGAACAAGGCACAGTAGAGAAAGCATTGCTTGAGATGGGACGGCAAGTCTTGGTAGCTCAGATACAGTGCTCCGTGCACACCTTCGGGAAGCGCGGTCTGTGACCATGTGGCGCTGCGGAGAACTTCCTCCCACGCATTTTTGTCGAGTCCTCTGGTGCAGAGGACCCCTCCGATGGTCTTGATGGCCAGGGGAAGCCCTCCGCATTTGTCAACAATCTTCATGCCTGTGTCCTTGAGATCTTGGGCATCCCTTTCCTCCTCTGCGTTCATCGTCGCCTTCTTGCACAGGAGGGACCAGCCATCCTCCGGAGACAGCAGCTTCATCTCGTGGACGTGGGCCGCCTTCATTTGCCTCGCGATCCCTGCGTTTCTGGTGGTCACCAGCACCCTGCTGCCTGCTGCTCCTCCCTGCAAAGGATTGTGGAGCAAGTCGTCCCAGATCCGAGCATCCCAAACATCATCCAACACCAGCAAGAACTTGTTCCCTCTCAGGAGACCCTCCACCAAGGGCTCCAGCAGACTCCTGCTCTGTTCTCTATTACATTTTCCACCAGCACCTTCAATGATATTTCCGAGAAGATCCGTCTCGCTGAACTCTTGGGACGCACACCCAGATGGTGGTGCCGGAGTTGGCTTTGACTTTGCCATCACTGAACACCTTCTGAGCGAGGGTGGTCTTTCCGATGCTGCCGATCCCCACAGTTGCCAGCAGCACCATGTTCTTACTCGGATCTTTCTTTGTCAGCTGCTCCACCATTTGACTATTAGTTGAACTCTAAATTACATTCATACCCTTTCAAGAATTGGaatgattaataaaattaaatgtcttttagtatttatatatttgtttattttttttcttaaataatgttaattataattaatcatgattaaaagTTTATTGACTTTTCTAATTTTAGATGCAGCATTTTTCTATCCCtataaaacaaaaaaatcttACAAATATGTCAATAAAATTAATCTCCCCTAAATTAACCATCAAATATAATATTGTTGGAATTTCAATTGACATCAATATCCATGTAAATTATATTACAAATGTATgccttttaaaataatatttatgataatcaAATAAATGATAGTGATACAAGGTGCTTTAGATATTAATACATTCTATGTTAACACTAATTTATGAGAAAATTCTCCTAGATATAGATCAGCAAGTTACTTGGCTATATATCATTGAGGAAGTTAAAGATATTGTATTCTAGAAAAGTCGCATATATATCAATAGAACACATTAATGCTTGTTGGTGTAATCTGAACGCATTAATCTATTAATGATTGATATGATAGCTTGTTTATTGTCATCATAATGATTAAACTTAGCATGTATTAAAGTGATTcggaatgaaaaatattttaaattttcatattgTCACACATCTGACTTAATGAAATGTTTTTCTTGATATCAATCAATTCCTTCTTTTAATGTGGTGTTTTCAAATATCTTCTTATCAGTTATTGCTAAAATTGATTGACAATAAATACTTGGAATATTTGGGTTTGTCATTGTTGAAAAGCaaatcaaatgaaggaaaagaatgAAACAAATATAGACGATGACACAAACAAATTCTGTCTCTACTATctacaatatatataaaaaaatgatttttggacTTTTTCTGTTCCTccaaaaaaatgatttttggatCCAAGATCATTTCATGGTACCAATGATTTAGCCATTACTTTTCTCATGTAATCTGAATTCTGAACCCAAGAGGTGTTGCAATTTGCATTCATGGATCAACCACCCACAAAAGTTCTGATACTTTACTTTTCCTGTATTCTTTTACTGTCGATAACTCACTTTACATCATGGAAGAAAAAAAgggctcttttctttttcttctttgaatgGCCCAAATGTTCAGCAAACTGCAGAGATTGCAGTGATCATTGGCCTGAGCACTTCACTGTTTTCTGATATGGCCTTTTTTTATATCCCTCATCCCTGTTCTTACAGCACAATATGTGATCCCATCTACAGCAACAAGCTACTTCACactgctttcttttcttttgctgatCTCTGTTCATGTAGCACAGTGTGTGATCCACTTACAAATGCTTTTCACAAATACATAGAACAATTTAATTCTAAGTAGTAAGTAGACTCCACTAGTGTTAATTTAAACACAATTAACACTTAAGGAgatatcttttgatacattcgttAGGTTACCTTTGCTAAATGCACACAGTTTTGGCTTGATTTCTTTCTCAATATCACAGAAAATGATAGGTGGGAATGACAATTGTACAGTTGAAATGCCTGCTTCAGGAACACCAACAAGTTCAAGAAAGCCAACCAACGGTTTAAAATGGTCTTCCACAGAGCACAAAAGAAGAAGCTTTGGAAATGATTCGACCAGATAGGGAAATGAGGCATCTTTGTGACCTAACATACTTGACCTCCATGTCTTGCCTCCATCTGCATGAAATATTTGTCACGAATGCTATAAAGCATTCAATACAAAGAAAGATGTACAATGCTACAACCCAGATAAGTTAAAAAGTAACATTTAATATTACACACTTTTTCAAAAAAAAGACAAAGTGCTCTGAACATCCTCATCCGCAGGAATCGATAGGTACAATCATCATTCGTCTAGCATTTCTTCCGATAAGTGCCTCATTAATACTGCTTGGAAACAAAATTCCACTCACAAAATTGACCTACACAAGCAAATCCACAAAAAGGACGTGTGTGGTTAAATTCATAAACATTAGAGAAATAATGGTGTAATCAAATCGCTACTAACATTAGAGAAATAATGTCGATCTCCCTGCCATAAGCAGGAAGAGATAACTGCGAGTTGCCACTCCAAAACCAGAAGTCGTTAGATGGTCGAGACGCGAGCATGAAAGGTAAGTTACCCCAAAGCTAattgatgtcttcttcttctttcttcttcttcttcttcggcagcagcaacagcagcaaaagCAGCATCAGCATCGACTAGGTTTGTGTCGAAGGTGCAGGAATGCTTGATGTAGTTTATATAATTGCCTCCGTCATCTTtcatggaaaaaattggaaagtgttCGATCATGGGCCAGTCTGCGCCATTTTGGAGGCATCTGACGAGTTGTTGGGTGGTTCCAATTACGTCCAGTCTCTGGAGCGTAGTGAATGATTGTTGCGCCAACCACTCTGGTAAATGATTGTTGCGACGCCCAAACAGTCCCAGATTCAAGACCTCCAGTGCAGGGAGATCAGCAACAATCTCCAGATCTGATTCACCAATTATACTCATTTCTTTTACACAAGGGAAACCTCTGATGGACTTGAGAGCACACACATAGGCCAGAAACAATGTGGTTAAGCAGGTTGCCTGTCGGATCAGGCCTTCCGGTAGAGACTTCAACTTGGGGCAATTTCCGAGGACCAATTTGTCGAGGCGACGCATAGCAAAACCTTCCGCTACCCAATCCCACACTTCCATGTTAGTCATATCCAAGAGTTCCAGCTGCCTTAGTTTCGGAAACAACGAAGgaggagaagtagaagaagaagaagaagaagaagaagaagaagaagaagggcgctTTAAATTCCGTTCCCGATCATGACCGGTAGCACCAACTTCACACCCAAAAAATTCCGGTCCGATGGTGGTCACTGCATATGCACCTCGTATTTCAAGGAACTCCAAGTTAGGGAGCTTCCCAAGCGGTGGAAGCAGTGGCCAATGATCGCAGTGAATTAGTTCCAAGCGGCTTATGTTTGGAAGAAGCGAACTGATGCTTGCAGACGCCATCCAGCTGGGGCACCGGCGGCCGAAGAAACACTCTAACCTGAGCGAAACAACAGATGATGGTGGATGAAGTGCCACATCCAACACCTTCTCGAATCTTTCAATCTCTTCCTCCGTGTGATCATCGGATGTATATGAGCAATGTAAATGTAGATGTTTCAGTTTTTGTTTACCCTTCAAGAGGCTCGTATCTCTTCCCGGTTCAACTTCCAGCCACGCCCTCTCCAACCTGTCAATGTAGAGGTATCTGAGCTCCTGGAGGCTGCCTAATTCTTCCAATGGGCACGAACCAGTAGCCGTGTTCACCACGAATCCTCCGAGTTCATTGAGGAGCTTCAACCTTCCTATTCCACATGGTAAGCTCTCCAGGTCTGTACGTTCACAATTGAGTGTTCTTAGATTGACTAGCCTAACTATACCCTGGGGGATATGTGTCAACTTCGTACATCGTCTGAGGATCAAAAACTGCAAATTCGTCAGATTGCATATGCTTTCTGGAAGCTCCATTATATCGGTATAAGACACATTCAAGTATCTCAAGTGTATCAAATTTCCAATGTAGTGCGGTAGAATCTCGATTTTTGTGTCCACAAGATTGCCTGTAAAATGGAGGACTCTAAGTCGCACGAGGTTCTTCAAGCAATCATCTATATCCTTCACATGGCCCCTTGCTATCTTCACCAACAATGTCCTCACCGACTCATGCTGCTTGGTCAAACTGACGATATGCTGGATGTCCGTGGTTTCAGTGGGCACAATCGACAACCGACGCAGCTTCATCGGGATGGCACCACTTCTCCACTCGTTTTGCACGTCACTAATGAACAAGATCTCATCTCTCGATAGGAAATGGCCGAGCGATCGTAGCAGATCATGCATCTTGGAATACTCAAAGTAGTCGTCCAGACTGTAACGTTGCCGTTGTAAAAGGCTCCTATGAAGCAGCTCTCTATAATATTGCTCCCCTGTTTCCTCCAAGCTGACATCTCCTCGTGCTTCGACAAACCCCTCGGCTATCCATAATCTGACGATTTCAGGCCTGTCAAACAAATAGTCTTCGGGGAACAAGGCACAGTAGAGAAAGCATTGCTTGAGATGGGACGGCAAGTCTTGGTAGCTCAGATTCAGTGCTCCGTGCACACCTTCGGGAAGCCCGGTCCGTGACCAAGCGGCGCTGCGGAGAACTTCCTCCCACGCACTTCTGTTGAGTCCTCTGGAGCAGAGGACCCCTCCGATGGTCTTGATGGCCAGGGGAAGCCCTCCGCATTTGTCAACAATCTTCATGCCTGTGTCCTTGAGATCTTGGGCATCCCTTTCCTCGTCTGCATTCATCGTCGCCTTCTTGCACAGGAGGGACCAGCCATCCTCCGGAGGCAGCAGCTTCATCTCGTGGACGTGGGCCGCCTTCATTTGCCTCGCGATCCCTGCGTTTCTGGTTGTCACCAGCACCCTGCTGCCTGCTGCTCCTCCCTGCAAAGGATTGCGGAGCAAGTCGTCCCAGATCTGAGCATCCCAAACATCATCCAACACCAGCAAGAACTTGTTCCCTCTCAGTAGACCCGCCACCAAGGGCTCCAGCAGACTCCTGCTCTGTTCTCTATTATATTTTCCACCAGCACCTTCGATGATATTTCCGAGAAGATCCGTCTCGCTGAACTCTTGGGACACGCACACCCAGATGGTGGTGCGGAAGCTGGCTTTGATTTTACCATCATTGAACACCTTCTGGGCGAAGGTGGTCTTTCCGATGCCGCCGATCCCCACAATTGCCAGCACCACCACGTTCTTACTCAGATCTTGCTTTGTCAGCTGCTCCACCAGTGCCTTGGAGTCCTCCTCCAGTCGCTCGCCAACCATGTCAGACTCCATCACCGGGGAAGTTATGCGACTAACTCGAGGAACCACCCTTGGTTCCGCCGCAGACACATGGAGTTGCAACTTGGACCTTCGGGCCGAGATCTCTTCCAGCCGATCGTTGAGATCCTTGATTTTGACGCCCACCGCATGTCTGAACTTGACCTCGCGAAAGCAAGCACAGATGGGAAATCCGCACAAGGTGGACGGCCTCGGATCGGACGCACGAGGAGTCCACTTCTCGGCCTCCATCCGGCACTCGTCGAGGACGTCGTCGGCGTCGTACATGACATCCGTGAGCTCCATCAGCCAGTCGTTGACGCTCTCGTTCTCGATCCGCTGCTTCTCGGCGTCGCGAAGGACAGAGTGGATGTTGCGGAGATAGCGTTGGAGCTTTTGGATCTCCCCGGGAACGCCCAACAGCAAGTCCACCTCCGCTTTAGCCATGTCCGTCAACGTACCGACCAGCCCGGAGATGAAGGCATCAAGCACAACGGCCATCTTTGATCACAGAGTGAAGGAATCATCAAGCACAatgtacctctctctctctttaaagaCAAAGGTAGGTGGAAGTCATAGCGGCATaaactatatatttttattttctaaaagaaaacTTAAAAAATCATAGGCTTCATTATATGATGAATGTGTGAaaccattttgaaaaaaaaaattcaaaaaaaaaacatattatattattaaaaagaagcctcaaaattaaacaaaaacaaaaccatcACCAAAATCAAAGGCCATGTGGTGACCGAGaatcaaaaagataaaaatataaaccaAACCCATTTGTTTTATATTCAAATCCAACTTTGATTGTACCGACGCACGtcttttgttagtttggcaaatcCCATAGCCCCACATCGGAAAAATTAgatttgttgtctcgtcttggaactataaataagggcctgagctttgatgttagacacaccacgagaagtaccacagacaccacaagaagtacagcaggcatcacaagaaaacctgcttatgatttgaagtcttcttgtttaggaagctgaaggtgttttatggcctaggaacatcttcctaaggcatttgtaagtgtccctctttttatagtagtgatttactcctccttcgtccgtggatgtaggtcaattgaccgaaccacgtatatctggtgttctggtgttcttgttgcttttattctttccgctttattgtctttgttgtgttgccaaaattaccctttggtaaatatcctagggctagctctaacaaactggtatcagagctgcgggtatggataagaaggcccgatccagcatcattctaaacctctctgacgaggttttacgggaggtagctacggagactacggctaagagcatgtgggacaagcttaaagctttgtacatgaagaggacagtggagaatcgtctctacttgaagcagagactgtatatgcttcggatggttgaaggtacatctatactctcgcatcttgataagtttgattctttggttatggatttggagaatatagatgcaaaaattgatgatgaggataaggctttgttgctcttgtgttctcttccccaatcttttaagcatttccgtgatactttgatttatggaaaagaaacagtttcgtatcaggaaattaaatctgcactaaaatctaaggagcaaatagacagagatatcactggggaaagtagaggaaatcaggttgagggtctggttgtcagggataaaatggataaaagagaatttgacagtagtagatctaaatctagatctaaatccagacatagaaatttggaatgcagatattgtcataaaatgtggcacattaaatctgattgctttaaattgaaaaataaattaaagcaaaaggaaaattttgttgagaaaactattgaatccgctgaagctagtgtagcatctgatgagaattttggaaatattttcttcttatcacatgtgtcccaatagggatttgttttccacatatgaatcttgtaatggtggaattgttttgatgggcaataatgctgcatgtgatgttgttggtagaggaacaatccgaattaaaatgcatgatggtattgtgaggacgctcactaatgttagacatgttcctgatttgaaaaagaatctcatctctttaggcaccttagaggcccttgggtgtaaatacacagctgaaggtggagttatgaaagtttctagaagtgctcttattgttatgaaagcttgtaggtctggtagcttatatattctgcagggaactactgtcacaggttcggttgcagtctcgtcatcatcattatctgattctaacatcaccaaattatggcatatgcgtttgggtcatatgagagatattcgaccaccacaaaggtatgcaaatttggttgcatatgctttgtctgttgtagaagaaacaagtaaagttggtgagcctactacctattcagatgcagtttcttttgataattccgctaagtggttgattgctgagggaaaggttcttgttcagaaaatttatacgaaggacaatccagttgatatgcttacgaagcctcttccggtttacaagttcaagcagtgcgtggacttggttggtgttcattgttggtgattgcccgttggggcttttatgaagaaggtggagcaagttttgttgggacatgccaaggtggagatttgttagtttggcaagtcccatagtcccacatcgggaaaattagacttgttgtctcgtcttggaactataaataagggcctgagctttgatgttagacacaccacgagaagtaccacagacaccacaagaagtacagcaggcatcacaagaaacctgcttatggtttgaagtcttcttgtttaggaagctgaaggtgttttatggcctaggaacatcttcctaaggcatttgtaagtgtccctctttttatagtagtgatttgctcctccttcgtccgtggatgtaggtcaattgaccgaaccacgtatatctggtgttctggtgttcttgtcgcttttattctttccgctttattgtctttgttgtgttgccaaaattaccctttggtaaatatcctggggctagctctaacatctTTCACAGTATTattgcaaaaataataataataaagttagtGTCATCTTCCGTTGCACAATAATTGATCAATTCTAAAACTTGTTGTAAGGTAAaataggctttgataccaactaccaACTATATGACATTAAGATAAAATAGGTTCTGATACTAATCGACAGAAGAGATGGAGATAGGGATGAGCCAATGATGGAGATGTGGAGGGTGTAGGGTGGAAGACAGAACAAAGGCGATTATATTTTATTCTCCATCATATTATAAATTCTTCACACTTACTTCTATCTAGTTGAAAAATAATTTCTCACTAGCCATCGCAAAGAAGGGGTTCACACATGGTAGGACTAACAAATAGACATATAAGAATTTTCAAGTGTAAGATTTTATATATACATCAATATTTGACACACTGATCAACATTTTAAATCAAGCTAAACCAGATAATATGACTGATACAAACAAGATCATTAACAAATAATATGCCAGCTACAAGATCACTAGTGATTAATATAAAATAGGTACCACCTGATGatataagataatataatatACGCTCTATGAAAACTTGGTAGCAATATTGAGTGGACACATATAAGAAACAATACAACACGGATCATAACCTCGATAAATCAGATAATATGACAAACacaaataatatcattaatagaTAATATGTCAGTTACAAGATCACTAGTGATTAGTATAAGATGGGTACCACTTGGTGATATAAGACAGTACAATATACGCTCTACAATAGATAATTCTTGAAACTTGATAGCAATATTGAGTGGACACCAATAAGGAACAAAACAATACGAATCATAACCTCGACTGGTATAGTGCGAATACATAAAATTATAAACCTTGAGAAACATCGATAACATATATGAAAATTTCATTTAATTAGTAATCGGATGCTCTAAAATATTATAGAAAGACTAGAATAAGCTCAAGAAGCTCACATCGACATGCCTCAACCTTAGCTGTCAACCAAAAAAAACTTTCAAATATAGCAGCACAAACTAAGGTATTATT comes from Musa acuminata AAA Group cultivar baxijiao chromosome BXJ3-3, Cavendish_Baxijiao_AAA, whole genome shotgun sequence and encodes:
- the LOC135634264 gene encoding disease resistance protein RGA2-like, coding for MAVVLDAFISGLVGTLTDMAKAEVDLLLGVPGEIQKLQRYLRNIHSVLRDAEKQRIENESVNDWLMELTDVMYDADDVLDECRMEAEKWTPRASDPRPSTLCGFPICACFREVKFRHAVGVKIKDLNDRLEEISARRSKLQLHVSAAEPRVVPRVSRITSPVMESDMVGERLEEDSKALVEQLTKQDLSKNVVVLAIVGIGGIGKTTFAQKVFNDGKIKASFRTTIWVCVSQEFSETDLLGNIIEGAGGKYNREQSRSLLEPLVAGLLRGNKFLLVLDDVWDAQIWDDLLRNPLQGGAAGSRVLVTTRNAGIARQMKAAHVHEMKLLPPEDGWSLLCKKATMNADEERDAQDLKDTGMKIVDKCGGLPLAIKTIGGVLCSRGLNRSAWEEVLRSAAWSRTGLPEGVHGALNLSYQDLPSHLKQCFLYCALFPEDYLFDRPEIVRLWIAEGFVEARGDVSLEETGEQYYRELLHRSLLQRQRYSLDDYFEYSKMHDLLRSLGHFLSRDEILFISDVQNEWRSGAIPMKLRRLSIVPTETTDIQHIVSLTKQHESVRTLLVKIARGHVKDIDDCLKNLVRLRVLHFTGNLVDTKIEILPHYIGNLIHLRYLNVSYTDIMELPESICNLTNLQFLILRRCTKLTHIPQGIVRLVNLRTLNCERTDLESLPCGIGRLKLLNELGGFVVNTATGSCPLEELGSLQELRYLYIDRLERAWLEVEPGRDTSLLKGKQKLKHLHLHCSYTSDDHTEEEIERFEKVLDVALHPPSSVVSLRLECFFGRRCPSWMASASISSLLPNISRLELIHCDHWPLLPPLGKLPNLEFLEIRGAYAVTTIGPEFFGCEVGATGHDRERNLKRPSSSSSSSSSSSSTSPPSLFPKLRQLELLDMTNMEVWDWVAEGFAMRRLDKLVLGNCPKLKSLPEGLIRQATCLTTLFLAYVCALKSIRGFPCVKEMSIIGESDLEIVADLPALEVLNLGLFGRRNNHLPEWLAQQSFTTLQRLDVIGTTQQLVRCLQNGADWPMIEHFPIFSMKDDGGNYINYIKHSCTFDTNLVDADAAFAAVAAAEEEEEERRRRHQLALGSIL
- the LOC135632578 gene encoding putative disease resistance RPP13-like protein 1, yielding MAKSKPTPAPPSGCASQEFSETDLLGNIIEGAGGKCNREQSRSLLEPLVEGLLRGNKFLLVLDDVWDARIWDDLLHNPLQGGAAGSRVLVTTRNAGIARQMKAAHVHEMKLLSPEDGWSLLCKKATMNAEEERDAQDLKDTGMKIVDKCGGLPLAIKTIGGVLCTRGLDKNAWEEVLRSATWSQTALPEGVHGALYLSYQDLPSHLKQCFLYCALFKEDYMFHGPEIVILWIAEGFVEARGDVSLEETGEQYYIELLHRSLLQSLQPLSLDYDNYSKMHGLLRSLSHFLSRDESLCINDVQNEWRSGAASMKLRRLSIVATETTDIQHIVSLTKQHESVRTLLAPRTIGYAEDIDEYLKNFVRLRVLHLMFTNIKILPHYIENLIHLRYLNVSYTDVTKLPESICNLMNLQFLILRGCRQLTQIPQGMARLFNLRTLDCTYTQLESLPCGIGRLKHLNELGGFVMNTATGTCPLEALGGLQELRYLSVYKLEWACMEAEPIRDTSVLKGNKKLKHLRLNCSSRSTSDGLREEEIERMEKVLDVALHPPSSVVSLRLEIFFLLWYPSCMASASISSLLLNISRLELIDCTDWPLLPPLGKLPSLEFLFIRGARAVTTIGPEFFGCEAAATGHERERNSKRPSSSSSPPPSLFPKLRQLELWNMTNMEVWDWVAEGFAMRRLKKLVLGNCPKLKSLPEGLIRQATCLTKLDLANVCALKSIRGFPSVKQLSIRGKSDLEIVTDLPALEFLKLGTFGRLNNHLPEWLAACPACFTTLQRLDVWGTTQLLRRCLQNGADWSMIKHFANFSINDNQGNYINYIKHSGTFETNLDDAAAAAAVAAKEEGINVL